Proteins from a genomic interval of Acetobacterium woodii DSM 1030:
- the cas8a1 gene encoding type I CRISPR-associated protein Cas8a1/Csx8, whose amino-acid sequence MVEEFVIDEKSYFKLSATEWRYSAAALGLMRYFDFLEIPWIEKAFDVLSLPEIAKELQKSIVCVYERSTGFEYLCFAKEYLSEEDYLRFVREIYPNDLYPFLIEEQLKKSVFEEAEIKEINTWLTGNTVMKKIFGKTKFTGENKDEILTIIKANKDLSTKESFRYKKNLYANYANTHQLLNEGGDSCRLSGYSIDMGKKGRSTAYNFNVKTSTNMDTILFDWIPFAFIGDREAFFINANYDLKQLKKINTFLRTQVKKDRDDDKNKNQNVRYSLFNSMIFSSQFINFDVEVIYKNRERDFFETLYIRHESMEILKSMDKINYKAFCFSLKINDNYYIDIQEKITNCILNLVLTDELIELFLKQKNSNGYLVSQCIEINWLIRKGGEVMKKKMSGAYACAKEVVKKIPENKIESYRQRLTSAIVFKDYDRVCQILLQLSNYSNVSFNFAYDLFEDFENNKDIAYTFINALRKGNDNTSNNEGGN is encoded by the coding sequence TTGGTTGAAGAATTTGTAATTGATGAAAAAAGTTATTTTAAATTGTCTGCTACGGAATGGCGTTATTCGGCTGCTGCTTTAGGTTTGATGAGATATTTCGATTTTCTGGAGATTCCCTGGATTGAAAAAGCATTCGATGTTTTGAGTCTGCCGGAAATAGCAAAAGAGCTGCAAAAGTCAATTGTGTGCGTTTATGAACGATCAACCGGTTTTGAATATTTATGTTTTGCAAAAGAGTATTTAAGCGAAGAAGATTATCTTAGGTTTGTCAGAGAGATTTATCCAAATGATTTATATCCATTTTTAATCGAAGAGCAATTAAAAAAATCTGTTTTTGAAGAAGCAGAAATTAAAGAAATCAATACTTGGCTGACTGGTAATACCGTGATGAAAAAAATTTTTGGAAAAACCAAATTTACGGGAGAAAATAAAGACGAGATTTTAACAATCATAAAAGCAAACAAGGACTTGTCGACAAAAGAAAGTTTTCGTTATAAAAAAAATCTATATGCCAATTATGCCAATACCCATCAGTTGTTAAATGAGGGCGGAGATAGTTGTCGATTGAGTGGGTATAGCATTGATATGGGAAAAAAAGGCCGTTCTACGGCCTATAATTTCAATGTTAAAACCAGCACAAATATGGATACTATTTTATTTGACTGGATTCCTTTTGCCTTTATAGGGGATCGTGAAGCGTTTTTTATAAATGCTAATTATGATTTAAAACAGTTGAAGAAAATAAATACGTTTTTAAGAACGCAGGTAAAAAAAGACCGTGATGATGACAAAAATAAGAATCAGAATGTTCGCTATTCGTTATTTAACAGCATGATTTTTTCGTCGCAATTTATTAATTTTGATGTTGAAGTGATCTATAAAAATAGAGAGCGGGATTTTTTTGAAACCCTTTATATTCGTCACGAAAGTATGGAAATTCTAAAATCGATGGATAAAATTAATTATAAAGCCTTTTGTTTTTCGTTAAAAATCAATGATAACTATTATATAGATATTCAAGAAAAAATAACAAATTGTATTTTGAATTTAGTTTTAACGGATGAGCTGATTGAGCTATTTTTAAAACAAAAAAATAGTAACGGGTATTTAGTCAGTCAATGTATCGAAATTAACTGGCTGATCCGTAAAGGGGGAGAAGTGATGAAAAAGAAAATGAGTGGGGCCTACGCTTGTGCAAAAGAAGTGGTAAAAAAAATACCCGAAAATAAAATCGAGTCATATCGGCAACGATTAACAAGTGCAATTGTATTTAAAGATTATGACCGAGTTTGTCAGATTCTTTTACAGTTGTCGAATTATTCAAACGTATCATTTAATTTTGCATATGATCTATTTGAAGATTTTGAAAATAATAAAGATATCGCCTATACATTTATAAATGCATTGCGAAAAGGTAACGATAACACCAGCAATAATGAAGGGGGAAATTAA
- a CDS encoding AraC family transcriptional regulator, which translates to MELQFELLADQQLAYMRRIGAYGEENYELMDKFKNWAGKNQLLNEDAIIYGIARDNPQITAPENCRYDVGIVVGADFKVNELEIERIEGGRYLIFKIEHTAAAVQEFWNGVFRILQEKNQIFDENRLILERYAVKLVEKGYCEFCVPIK; encoded by the coding sequence ATGGAACTTCAGTTTGAACTTCTAGCGGATCAGCAGTTAGCATATATGCGTCGTATTGGGGCATATGGAGAAGAAAATTATGAGTTAATGGATAAGTTTAAAAACTGGGCAGGGAAAAACCAGTTATTAAATGAGGACGCGATTATTTATGGGATTGCCAGAGATAATCCACAAATAACAGCACCAGAAAATTGCCGTTATGATGTTGGCATTGTGGTAGGCGCAGATTTTAAAGTAAATGAACTGGAGATTGAGCGAATTGAAGGTGGTAGATATCTTATCTTTAAAATTGAACACACCGCGGCAGCCGTCCAAGAATTTTGGAATGGTGTTTTTAGGATTCTTCAGGAAAAAAATCAAATATTCGATGAAAACCGATTAATTCTCGAAAGATATGCGGTAAAATTGGTCGAAAAAGGTTATTGTGAGTTTTGCGTGCCCATTAAGTAG
- the cas6 gene encoding CRISPR-associated endoribonuclease Cas6 — MKLELNFSLKSMIIPLDYRKVFIAFIKKALTEAKGGEYFEKFYRDTLAKSFSFSVVFKQPDFKKDKIILGANQLKVLFTAIDDAQVSLIMYMAFIEQKNKAFPLPFENEMVLRTIYEKKAEKIETNKVIFKTAPGSGLCVREHNRETNGDNYYVFNDEAFTEKLFTVLRSQAERAGFNKQVAEKIRCKPLNCKKVVVKHYGCLLNISIGMLQMEADVKLLQYFYDAGIGSRHSAGFGLVDLVAQDLF; from the coding sequence TTGAAACTAGAACTGAACTTTAGTCTAAAATCGATGATTATACCGCTTGATTATCGAAAAGTATTTATTGCGTTCATAAAAAAAGCGCTAACCGAAGCAAAAGGAGGCGAATATTTCGAAAAGTTTTATCGTGATACATTAGCAAAATCATTTTCGTTTTCGGTTGTTTTTAAACAACCAGATTTTAAAAAAGATAAAATTATTTTAGGGGCAAACCAATTGAAAGTTTTGTTCACGGCCATTGACGATGCGCAAGTTAGTTTGATTATGTATATGGCTTTTATCGAGCAAAAAAACAAAGCATTTCCTTTGCCATTCGAAAATGAAATGGTGTTAAGAACGATTTATGAGAAGAAGGCCGAAAAAATCGAAACAAATAAAGTGATCTTTAAAACTGCGCCAGGATCAGGACTTTGTGTCAGAGAACATAACCGGGAAACAAATGGCGATAATTATTATGTTTTTAACGATGAGGCGTTCACCGAGAAATTATTTACCGTATTAAGGAGTCAGGCTGAGCGGGCCGGCTTTAATAAACAAGTTGCCGAGAAGATTAGATGTAAACCTTTAAATTGTAAAAAAGTAGTGGTAAAGCATTATGGCTGTTTGTTAAATATCTCAATTGGAATGTTGCAGATGGAAGCCGATGTTAAATTGCTGCAATATTTTTACGATGCCGGAATTGGCTCTCGTCACAGTGCGGGATTTGGACTAGTAGACTTAGTTGCTCAGGATTTATTCTAA
- the cas7i gene encoding type I-B CRISPR-associated protein Cas7/Cst2/DevR, with product MKKALTLTVVANMTANYSEGLGNISSVQKVFKNKKVYSIRSRESLKNAIMVQSGLYDDLQTEVDGATQKLVTEKLTAANCKALEGGYMSTKGTTYIRKSSFYLTDAISTDNFVNETRFHNNLYLASTEAKQKGINLQEKSKESGLMPYQYEYDKSLKVYSFTMDLEMVGKDENFNAEATSAEKANRVIAIVEAIENLSLVVKGNLDNAEPVFVIGGLSPRKTHFFENVVRVQGEKLIISDDLLGKLEKGFNCGLLRGNEFLNEEEIVEKLKPQNMTAFFNDIKSEINNWYGV from the coding sequence ATGAAAAAGGCATTAACATTAACGGTGGTAGCGAATATGACCGCCAACTATTCAGAAGGATTGGGAAACATCTCCAGTGTACAGAAGGTTTTTAAAAATAAAAAAGTTTATTCAATTCGCAGCCGCGAAAGCCTTAAAAATGCCATTATGGTGCAAAGTGGCTTATATGATGATTTGCAGACGGAAGTCGATGGTGCAACGCAAAAACTGGTGACCGAAAAATTAACGGCGGCAAATTGCAAAGCCCTTGAAGGCGGTTATATGAGTACCAAAGGAACAACCTATATCCGAAAAAGTTCTTTTTACCTGACGGACGCCATTTCAACAGATAACTTTGTTAATGAAACGCGATTCCATAATAATCTCTATTTAGCGAGCACCGAAGCAAAACAGAAAGGGATTAACTTACAGGAAAAATCGAAGGAATCAGGATTAATGCCTTATCAGTACGAATATGACAAGTCTTTAAAAGTATACAGCTTTACGATGGATCTGGAAATGGTGGGAAAAGATGAGAACTTTAACGCAGAAGCGACTTCCGCAGAAAAAGCCAATCGCGTTATTGCGATTGTTGAAGCAATCGAAAATCTGAGCCTGGTAGTAAAAGGTAACTTAGATAATGCTGAGCCGGTTTTTGTTATTGGTGGATTATCGCCTCGAAAAACACACTTTTTCGAAAATGTTGTGAGGGTTCAAGGCGAAAAGCTGATCATCAGTGATGATTTACTGGGGAAACTTGAAAAAGGTTTTAATTGCGGGCTTTTACGTGGCAATGAATTTTTAAATGAAGAAGAAATTGTCGAAAAATTAAAACCCCAGAACATGACCGCGTTTTTTAACGACATTAAAAGTGAAATTAACAATTGGTATGGGGTATGA
- the lpdA gene encoding dihydrolipoyl dehydrogenase: protein MKNGFEIAVIGGGPGGYVAAIKAAQLGAKVVLFEKDTVGGTCLNRGCIPTKTYVKTAEYIKHLKHAEHRGIHIDTSTLAVDLPAIVAQKDEVVKKLTSGVAGLLESYGVTVIKGLASLTKERRISCAGEIYDVPKIILAGGSKPALPGIPGIADSDVLTSNEILDLKEIPKRLVIIGGGVIGCEIATAFAAFGSEVTIVEAANQLVVSMGKDIYKHFRKSIKAQGIKTLLKVAVAAIDRDENGHLIVKTADQKTLAADKVLIATGRCAELACLGEMRDDFEMVRNYVAVDEQMRTSIANIYCVGDMNGQGNLAHTAFKMGESAAINALGGNECVDLRFIPNCLYTLPEAASVGLTEETAKKDYDIAVGSFSFSANGRALGSSETEGFVKVIIDKQYGEILGVQILGAAATEMISEATMCMSMEITAHEVADTIHPHPTYSEAFMEACADALGKCIHLPKK from the coding sequence ATGAAAAATGGATTTGAGATAGCCGTAATCGGTGGCGGTCCGGGTGGTTATGTCGCGGCGATTAAAGCCGCTCAACTCGGTGCCAAAGTGGTTCTTTTCGAAAAAGATACCGTTGGCGGAACCTGCTTGAACCGCGGTTGTATTCCCACCAAAACCTATGTTAAAACCGCTGAATATATTAAACACCTTAAACACGCCGAGCATCGCGGGATTCACATTGATACCAGTACGTTAGCCGTTGATCTGCCCGCGATTGTGGCTCAAAAAGATGAAGTGGTAAAAAAACTGACTTCCGGTGTGGCCGGGCTCCTTGAAAGTTACGGCGTTACTGTCATCAAAGGTCTGGCATCCTTAACCAAAGAGCGACGGATCAGTTGTGCCGGAGAAATTTATGATGTCCCCAAGATTATTCTGGCCGGCGGTTCAAAACCGGCGCTTCCCGGGATTCCCGGAATTGCGGATAGTGATGTTTTAACCAGTAATGAAATATTGGATCTTAAAGAAATTCCTAAACGTCTGGTGATTATCGGCGGCGGCGTAATCGGCTGTGAGATTGCCACCGCTTTTGCCGCATTCGGCAGTGAGGTAACCATTGTTGAAGCGGCCAATCAGTTAGTTGTCAGTATGGGTAAAGACATTTACAAACACTTTAGGAAGAGTATTAAAGCCCAGGGGATTAAAACCCTGCTGAAGGTTGCGGTTGCAGCGATTGATCGCGATGAAAACGGCCATCTGATTGTCAAAACGGCCGATCAAAAAACACTCGCAGCCGACAAGGTTTTAATTGCCACCGGGCGATGTGCCGAGCTGGCGTGTCTGGGCGAAATGCGTGATGACTTCGAGATGGTGCGCAATTATGTTGCCGTTGATGAACAAATGCGAACCAGCATTGCCAACATTTATTGTGTTGGTGATATGAATGGGCAGGGAAATCTAGCCCATACTGCCTTTAAAATGGGCGAAAGTGCGGCAATCAATGCACTGGGTGGAAACGAATGTGTCGATTTACGTTTTATTCCCAATTGCCTGTATACCTTGCCGGAAGCGGCTTCGGTTGGTTTAACTGAAGAAACGGCTAAAAAAGATTATGATATTGCCGTGGGGAGTTTTTCGTTTAGTGCCAATGGCCGGGCGTTGGGCTCATCAGAAACCGAAGGTTTTGTGAAAGTCATTATCGATAAACAATACGGCGAGATTCTTGGCGTCCAGATATTGGGTGCGGCAGCAACGGAAATGATTAGCGAAGCGACGATGTGTATGAGTATGGAAATAACTGCGCATGAAGTGGCCGACACCATTCACCCGCATCCCACCTATTCCGAAGCTTTTATGGAAGCCTGTGCTGATGCGCTCGGGAAATGTATTCATTTGCCTAAAAAATAA
- a CDS encoding HPr family phosphocarrier protein, whose protein sequence is MELKEVTVLNETGIHARPASMFVKAAGKFKADIFVINEDKVINAKSIVGVMAGGISQGMTVKIKAEGEDETAAVDTLVQMINNRFDE, encoded by the coding sequence ATGGAATTAAAAGAAGTCACCGTGTTAAATGAAACCGGAATTCATGCGCGACCGGCGTCGATGTTTGTTAAAGCCGCTGGAAAATTCAAAGCCGATATTTTTGTTATCAATGAGGATAAAGTCATTAATGCGAAAAGCATTGTTGGGGTAATGGCGGGGGGAATTTCGCAGGGAATGACAGTGAAGATTAAAGCAGAAGGCGAAGACGAAACGGCAGCAGTTGATACTTTAGTGCAAATGATAAACAATCGGTTTGACGAATAG
- a CDS encoding helix-turn-helix transcriptional regulator, which yields MANTKMKILRVLDILKETDEHHPITANEICHKLETYGIEAERKSVSRDINVLMEYFNNDSDYGYEIVLCEDNRKGYYMCSRLFEDWELKILIDAVWQARFLTAKKSESLANRLGSLASTESRKVLQNVTPVKSYIKTTKPKISEHIDMLLLAIRKGRKVEFQYQYTDTNMEKQLRFEGKVYLFNPYALKWRGDRYYLIGNYDKYDNLSFYRLDRIYNLAITDSRVKPVREIVGDNSANKIEAYVSKCMYNFGGENIHPVLRVKAEMVDEIIDYFGEDIQFKKQEDNYFDVRVSVNDGDGLYFWLLQYAEKVKVISPKSVRNELLKRVHAIIKNYDENESTN from the coding sequence ATGGCAAACACTAAAATGAAAATTTTGCGGGTTTTGGACATACTGAAAGAAACAGACGAACATCATCCCATTACCGCAAACGAAATTTGTCATAAGCTGGAAACTTATGGGATTGAAGCCGAACGTAAATCGGTGAGTCGGGATATCAATGTGTTGATGGAGTATTTTAACAACGATAGCGATTATGGATATGAAATTGTTTTATGTGAAGACAATCGCAAAGGATATTATATGTGCAGCCGATTGTTTGAAGACTGGGAACTAAAGATCTTAATTGATGCCGTTTGGCAGGCCCGGTTTTTAACAGCGAAGAAATCAGAATCACTGGCAAACCGCTTGGGGTCGTTGGCAAGCACCGAGAGCCGAAAAGTTTTACAAAATGTCACGCCGGTAAAGTCTTACATTAAAACAACAAAACCTAAAATTTCCGAACATATTGATATGCTATTGTTGGCCATTCGTAAAGGACGAAAAGTCGAATTCCAATATCAATATACCGATACAAATATGGAAAAGCAACTAAGATTTGAGGGAAAAGTATACCTATTTAACCCGTATGCTTTAAAATGGCGAGGTGATCGTTATTATTTAATTGGTAACTATGATAAATATGATAATTTATCATTTTATCGCTTGGATCGAATCTATAATCTGGCGATTACCGATAGCAGAGTAAAACCGGTGAGAGAAATCGTCGGAGATAATTCGGCAAACAAAATAGAAGCATATGTTTCAAAATGCATGTATAATTTTGGCGGCGAAAATATTCATCCGGTCCTCAGAGTCAAAGCCGAAATGGTAGATGAAATTATTGATTATTTTGGTGAAGATATCCAATTTAAAAAACAAGAAGATAATTATTTTGATGTCAGAGTTTCGGTTAATGATGGCGACGGCCTTTATTTTTGGCTGTTACAGTATGCTGAAAAGGTAAAAGTTATTTCACCGAAAAGTGTTCGCAACGAATTATTAAAAAGAGTGCATGCGATCATTAAAAATTATGATGAGAATGAATCCACAAATTAG
- the cas5 gene encoding CRISPR-associated protein Cas5: MKALRIKLYQSSANYRKEESDTNKMTYPLPPFSTVIGALHEASGYQTYHPMDLSIQGKYESMHREPYTDYCFLNSTMDDRGILVKMRNPELLSSAFDKVAAAQKSQGNSFRKRITIKVFDEILYQEFIALKELNDEIENFKNTRYKRIMDLIKTRKKTIKIKKTEVSKGEIQYEKLCRREKQIKEIEKQIKDEFEKYKEVQYTKPYSKFRSLTTSLKFYEILNNVELVIHVKAEETVLMTILDNIYHLKSIGRSEDFVEVTEAKIVELIQDDNCDVTSSFSAYLDFRDVKNERIFPVAVGGGVNEKGGTRYGLNKTYQIIDDKRIFDKKSVIYLSQYGIDETSETIWLDRDDDQEYIVNFI, from the coding sequence ATGAAGGCGTTAAGAATCAAGTTATATCAAAGCAGTGCCAACTACCGTAAGGAAGAAAGTGATACCAATAAAATGACTTATCCGCTTCCGCCTTTTTCGACTGTTATCGGAGCACTTCACGAAGCCAGCGGTTATCAGACTTATCATCCAATGGATTTAAGCATTCAGGGGAAATATGAATCCATGCATCGAGAACCCTATACCGATTATTGTTTTTTAAATTCGACAATGGATGATCGTGGTATTTTGGTCAAAATGAGAAACCCGGAATTGCTATCGAGTGCTTTTGATAAGGTTGCAGCCGCCCAAAAATCGCAGGGTAACAGTTTCAGAAAACGAATAACGATAAAGGTGTTTGATGAAATATTGTATCAGGAATTTATAGCTTTGAAAGAGCTTAACGATGAAATTGAAAATTTTAAAAATACCCGCTATAAACGGATTATGGATTTGATCAAGACACGGAAAAAAACGATCAAAATTAAAAAGACGGAAGTTAGTAAGGGTGAGATACAATATGAAAAATTATGTCGTCGAGAAAAACAGATTAAAGAAATAGAAAAGCAAATTAAAGATGAATTTGAAAAATATAAAGAAGTACAGTATACAAAACCATATTCAAAATTCCGATCGCTGACAACATCACTTAAATTTTATGAAATCCTGAATAATGTTGAGCTGGTTATTCATGTTAAAGCGGAAGAAACAGTGTTAATGACAATATTGGATAATATATATCATTTGAAATCGATTGGTCGCAGTGAAGATTTTGTTGAGGTAACGGAAGCAAAAATTGTAGAATTGATTCAAGACGATAATTGTGATGTAACCAGTTCGTTTTCGGCGTATCTTGATTTTCGGGATGTCAAAAATGAGCGAATCTTTCCAGTGGCTGTCGGGGGCGGCGTAAACGAAAAAGGCGGAACCCGATACGGTTTGAATAAAACTTATCAAATTATCGATGATAAACGTATTTTTGACAAAAAGTCAGTGATCTATCTATCCCAATATGGGATTGATGAAACCAGTGAAACAATCTGGTTGGATCGTGATGATGATCAGGAATATATTGTAAATTTTATTTGA
- a CDS encoding CRISPR-associated helicase/endonuclease Cas3: MKNPEDYQAKPDKTIKEHSLELIDELDRLNNLGYIKNDQIYELTKKACWYHDFGKANKEFQKRVMSEKKIRMSLEREVFHNILSVFLIQPDAFESKDDYYKVTQAILFHHDYAESYEDVYDQLKSRKELCTALLNEFPLVPIKNRLQLELIKRIEDDQVVKIKGLLHKCDYSASGGFVAEYPNDFLESGLENLGYDWNDLQKFCIDHRNENIIAVAQTGMGKTEAGLLWIGNYKGYFVLPLRTAINAIYQRIVGDETKKIVSEKLDERVALLHSSSLSYYLEMAEKNKKELVEMGMDGIDVEEYQKRGHQHSIPLNISTMDQLFDFVFKYQGYELKLATLSYSKIVVDEIQMYDSDLLAYLIMGLKRICELGGQVAILTATLAPFVEDELKMAIPGIIKQGFYDNSLRHNLKVKDEEICIDDILAHYTANKDSGIGNKILVICNTVKKSQEVYEKLRQSGKVENDEVFLLHSKFTRGDRAKKEEAIKNFGKTYVGDSHEIDVRNGIWVSTSLVEASLDIDFDYLFTELQDLNSLLQRLGRCNRKGVKSIDQTNCYVYTVINEKLFIINGHGFIDSDIFNISKAALSQWDGPISEKQKLTLINDNLTTEKLKKSNYYKAYKSKCDWIASIAAYTIKQKEIDLRHIFSEEIIPSPIFERYRDKITKLVEQINQPNMERKEKLRLKELLYQYTLSVEKYHVTNYEKAKFKGEALTFEPLRIGKFETIQVLECSYDESLGFRKLEKSQIRNPEFL; the protein is encoded by the coding sequence ATGAAAAATCCTGAAGATTATCAAGCAAAACCGGATAAAACCATAAAAGAACACAGTCTTGAATTGATCGATGAATTGGATCGGCTAAATAATCTGGGTTATATAAAAAATGATCAAATCTATGAACTGACAAAAAAAGCTTGCTGGTATCATGACTTTGGAAAAGCCAATAAAGAATTTCAGAAAAGGGTGATGAGCGAAAAAAAGATTCGAATGTCTTTGGAACGGGAAGTTTTTCATAATATTTTATCGGTTTTTCTAATTCAACCAGATGCATTTGAATCCAAAGATGATTATTATAAAGTTACCCAAGCGATTTTATTCCATCATGATTATGCTGAGTCGTATGAAGACGTCTATGATCAGCTGAAGAGTAGAAAAGAATTATGTACCGCCTTATTAAATGAATTTCCGCTGGTTCCAATTAAGAACAGACTGCAACTGGAATTAATCAAAAGAATCGAAGATGATCAGGTCGTAAAGATTAAAGGGTTGTTGCATAAGTGTGATTATAGTGCAAGTGGTGGTTTTGTGGCAGAATATCCCAATGATTTTTTGGAAAGCGGATTGGAAAATTTGGGATATGATTGGAATGATTTGCAAAAATTTTGCATTGATCACAGGAATGAAAATATTATTGCAGTGGCCCAAACCGGTATGGGAAAAACGGAAGCCGGGCTATTGTGGATTGGTAATTATAAAGGATATTTTGTGCTGCCGCTGAGAACGGCGATTAATGCAATTTATCAAAGAATCGTTGGTGATGAGACAAAAAAAATTGTTTCAGAGAAATTAGATGAACGAGTGGCATTGCTCCACTCTTCATCGCTTTCTTATTATCTGGAAATGGCGGAAAAAAACAAAAAAGAACTCGTTGAAATGGGAATGGATGGCATCGATGTTGAAGAATATCAAAAACGTGGACACCAACATTCAATTCCGCTGAATATTTCGACAATGGATCAACTTTTTGATTTTGTTTTTAAATATCAGGGTTATGAGCTAAAATTGGCTACCTTGTCTTATTCAAAAATTGTTGTTGATGAAATACAAATGTATGACAGTGACTTGCTGGCTTATTTAATCATGGGATTAAAACGAATATGCGAGTTAGGAGGGCAAGTTGCAATATTGACAGCGACCTTAGCACCTTTTGTTGAAGATGAATTAAAAATGGCGATTCCCGGAATAATTAAACAGGGTTTTTATGATAATAGTTTGAGACATAACTTAAAAGTTAAAGATGAAGAAATTTGCATCGATGATATTTTAGCGCACTATACAGCGAATAAAGATTCGGGAATTGGCAATAAAATATTAGTTATTTGCAATACGGTTAAAAAATCGCAGGAAGTCTATGAAAAACTGAGACAATCGGGTAAGGTCGAAAATGATGAGGTTTTTCTGCTTCATAGCAAATTTACAAGGGGCGATCGAGCTAAAAAAGAAGAAGCAATTAAAAATTTTGGAAAAACATATGTTGGCGATTCCCATGAGATTGATGTCAGAAATGGCATTTGGGTTTCAACATCCCTGGTGGAAGCCAGTTTGGATATCGATTTTGATTATTTATTTACCGAACTACAGGATTTAAACTCGCTTCTTCAAAGATTGGGTCGTTGTAATCGGAAGGGCGTAAAATCGATTGATCAAACCAATTGTTATGTTTATACCGTTATCAATGAAAAACTTTTTATCATCAATGGACACGGATTTATTGACAGCGACATTTTTAATATTTCTAAAGCTGCTTTGTCCCAGTGGGATGGGCCGATATCGGAAAAACAAAAATTAACATTAATTAACGATAATCTGACAACTGAAAAGTTAAAAAAGTCAAATTATTATAAGGCCTATAAAAGCAAGTGCGATTGGATCGCATCAATTGCTGCCTATACAATTAAACAAAAGGAGATTGATTTGCGACATATCTTTAGTGAAGAAATCATTCCCAGTCCCATTTTTGAACGATATCGCGATAAAATTACTAAATTGGTTGAGCAAATTAATCAGCCTAATATGGAACGAAAAGAGAAGCTTCGGCTTAAAGAATTATTGTACCAGTATACATTATCGGTTGAAAAATACCATGTAACAAATTATGAAAAAGCAAAATTCAAAGGAGAAGCTTTGACTTTTGAACCCCTTCGGATTGGAAAGTTTGAAACAATACAGGTTTTAGAATGTTCATATGATGAATCACTGGGATTCCGCAAATTAGAAAAAAGTCAAATCAGGAATCCAGAATTTCTATAG